A single window of Granulibacter bethesdensis DNA harbors:
- the purH gene encoding bifunctional phosphoribosylaminoimidazolecarboxamide formyltransferase/IMP cyclohydrolase yields MTATAPIRRALISVSDKTGLIPFAKALAVGGVEILSTGGSAAALRAAGVAVKDVSAHTGFPEILDGRVKTLVPQIHGGILGRRDLPEHVSQMNEHGIAPIDLVCVNLYPFEATVASGADFETCVENIDIGGPALTRAAAKNHDHVTIVTDPAQYDAVLEQFTAHGGTDATLRRRLAAAAFARTAAYDSAIATWFATQGTVQEEFPRHFSIGGSLRQGLRYGENPHQSAAFYALGARPGAATARQLQGKELSYNNINDTDAAFECVAEFEQPSVVIVKHANPCGVASAASLAEAWDMALRCDPVSAFGGIVALNRTLDAEAAERITSIFSEVIVAPDADKAALEIVARKKALRLLLTGGMPDPAERGMAVRSVAGGLLVQTRDNGRIRREDLRVVTKRTPTDAEWRDLLFAFRVCKHVKSNAIIYAKDLATTGIGAGQMSRVDSARIAAQKGGALIAGSVVASDAFFPFADGLEAASAAGATAVIQPGGSVRDDEVIAAADAAGLAMVFTGMRHFRH; encoded by the coding sequence ATGACCGCTACCGCCCCTATTCGTCGCGCCCTGATTTCCGTCTCCGACAAGACCGGGTTGATCCCCTTTGCCAAGGCGCTTGCAGTTGGCGGGGTGGAGATTCTCTCCACCGGCGGGTCCGCCGCGGCGCTGCGGGCGGCCGGAGTGGCGGTCAAGGATGTCTCTGCGCATACCGGTTTCCCTGAGATCCTCGATGGCCGGGTGAAAACGCTGGTGCCGCAGATCCATGGCGGTATTCTCGGTCGCCGTGATCTACCGGAACATGTCTCGCAGATGAATGAGCACGGCATTGCCCCGATTGATCTGGTCTGCGTCAATCTTTACCCGTTCGAAGCCACCGTTGCCTCCGGTGCGGATTTCGAAACCTGTGTCGAAAATATTGATATTGGCGGCCCCGCCCTGACCCGTGCGGCGGCTAAAAACCACGATCACGTCACCATCGTCACCGATCCGGCGCAGTATGATGCAGTGCTGGAGCAGTTCACCGCGCATGGCGGCACGGATGCCACGCTGCGCCGTCGGCTGGCGGCGGCGGCTTTTGCCCGCACAGCGGCCTATGACAGCGCCATTGCAACCTGGTTTGCGACTCAAGGGACGGTTCAGGAGGAATTTCCGCGTCATTTCTCCATTGGTGGCAGCCTGAGGCAGGGGCTGCGCTATGGCGAGAATCCGCATCAAAGCGCCGCTTTCTATGCGCTGGGGGCGCGTCCCGGCGCTGCGACCGCGCGCCAGCTTCAGGGCAAGGAGCTGAGTTACAACAACATCAACGACACTGATGCCGCCTTTGAATGCGTGGCCGAGTTCGAACAGCCAAGCGTCGTCATCGTCAAGCACGCCAATCCTTGTGGCGTAGCCTCGGCGGCCAGTCTGGCAGAAGCGTGGGATATGGCGCTACGCTGCGATCCGGTTTCGGCTTTTGGCGGGATCGTGGCCCTCAACCGCACGTTAGACGCAGAAGCGGCCGAGCGTATCACCAGCATTTTCAGCGAGGTGATTGTCGCCCCCGATGCGGATAAGGCCGCGCTGGAGATCGTGGCACGCAAAAAGGCGCTGCGTCTGCTGCTGACCGGTGGCATGCCGGACCCGGCTGAGCGGGGCATGGCGGTGCGGAGCGTGGCGGGGGGGCTGCTGGTGCAGACGCGCGATAATGGCCGCATCCGGCGCGAGGATCTGCGCGTGGTGACGAAGCGGACGCCGACGGACGCGGAATGGCGTGATCTTCTGTTCGCTTTCCGGGTCTGCAAGCATGTGAAGTCCAACGCCATCATCTATGCGAAAGATCTGGCCACCACCGGCATTGGTGCCGGGCAGATGAGCCGCGTCGACAGCGCCCGCATTGCCGCCCAGAAAGGCGGCGCGCTGATCGCAGGCAGCGTGGTAGCGTCGGATGCATTCTTCCCCTTCGCCGACGGTCTGGAGGCCGCCTCTGCCGCCGGTGCAACGGCCGTGATTCAGCCGGGTGGCTCGGTACGGGATGATGAGGTGATCGCCGCGGCGGATGCGGCCGGTCTGGCCATGGTGTTCACCGGTATGCGCCATTTCCGGCACTAA
- the clpS gene encoding ATP-dependent Clp protease adapter ClpS — protein MIDIHGSDEHGQGHAGDGTSTGLIAKTRPATRKPSLYKVLMLNDDYTPMEFVVHVLERFFQKTREEATQIMLHVHRRGVGVCGVFTYEVAETKVTQVMDLARHNQHPLQCTIEKE, from the coding sequence ATGATCGATATCCATGGCAGCGATGAGCACGGGCAGGGTCATGCCGGGGATGGCACCAGCACCGGACTGATTGCGAAAACGCGCCCGGCAACACGCAAGCCGTCCTTGTATAAAGTCTTGATGCTGAACGACGACTACACGCCGATGGAGTTCGTCGTGCATGTGCTGGAGCGGTTTTTTCAGAAAACCCGCGAAGAAGCGACCCAGATCATGCTGCATGTGCATCGGCGCGGGGTGGGGGTCTGCGGTGTCTTCACCTATGAGGTCGCCGAGACCAAGGTAACGCAGGTGATGGATCTGGCCCGCCATAACCAGCATCCCCTGCAATGCACAATCGAGAAAGAATAA
- a CDS encoding helix-turn-helix domain-containing protein: MRDRLDEGPGNAIILSMSHSDIDDYLGLTIETICRTLTALWRQGLVSLCKSFPQARRWDAGRIAQLPHIAQVH, encoded by the coding sequence ATGCGCGACCGGCTGGATGAGGGGCCAGGCAATGCCATCATCCTGTCCATGAGCCATAGCGACATCGACGATTATCTGGGCCTGACAATTGAAACCATCTGCCGCACCCTGACGGCGTTATGGCGGCAAGGGCTGGTCAGCCTCTGCAAATCCTTTCCTCAAGCAAGACGATGGGATGCGGGCCGTATCGCGCAGTTACCCCATATCGCGCAGGTGCACTGA
- a CDS encoding Hint domain-containing protein encodes MSLTYLSGGNWSAVNSNGTTYYQSGATSVTGPVVLGHINTLTISSGAVVSSAILDGGVPTVSVLSGGIMTESVEVNGYLIVANGGVVSGNTYNSNVVTIAAGGSSINDTFVNDGPAADGAATVSVTAGGTLNGATFNSGTVNGLRVIVGSGANVSGLTVGAGATAVVSSGAHVSAVTATSGSVVSMAATYGSGTPNTEPPLSGFTFLSGGNWSAVNISGVTYYQSGTQSVTGPVLMSRINTLTISSGAVVSGATIAGGVPTVSVLNGGTMTDSLEVNGYLVVANGGVVSGNTYNSNVVRISAGGSSINDTYINSGPDADSAANVTVMSGATVTSPYLGNASAGAFTMTVSAGAIVTEPTTVAGGGRLVTYAGIDGSAPCFLADSMITLARGDVPVQDIEVGDDIATYHGGTVSVRKVTWVGKSQMRVQPSVPDDLAGYPVRVLKDAIAPDVPCKDMLITGEHCLFLDGAFVPVRMLVNGRSILYDKTFMVYDCYHIETETHSVIRADGVLTESYLDTGNRYAFQSKGRVVAIDGRRNLDWNAAAAPLCVSRDFVEPLFRQIEARAEQAGLPDRTVTACFTNDAALHLVTDGGQILRPVRKTEDRVMFMVSGDVRDVRIASRSSRPCDMIGPFVDDRRQLGVLVGEVLLFEAASTRHIESHLRQSDLPGWGAMEAVPCRWTNGNAVLPLGERAPDSIALLAIQIRAGGPYPADKTVGMDMAVTA; translated from the coding sequence ATGAGCCTTACATATCTCAGTGGCGGCAATTGGTCCGCCGTCAATAGCAACGGCACGACTTATTATCAAAGCGGCGCGACTTCGGTGACCGGACCGGTGGTGCTGGGCCACATCAACACGCTGACTATCTCCAGCGGCGCGGTTGTTTCCAGTGCCATTCTGGATGGAGGCGTTCCCACCGTGTCTGTTCTCAGCGGTGGCATCATGACGGAGTCTGTCGAGGTAAACGGCTATCTGATCGTTGCCAATGGCGGTGTTGTATCGGGGAATACCTATAATTCGAATGTGGTGACGATTGCCGCTGGCGGCAGTTCCATCAATGATACCTTTGTCAATGATGGCCCCGCTGCGGATGGCGCTGCGACCGTTTCGGTGACGGCCGGCGGGACGTTGAATGGGGCGACTTTCAACAGTGGAACAGTGAACGGCTTGCGTGTCATCGTTGGTTCCGGTGCGAATGTGTCCGGGCTGACGGTGGGGGCGGGGGCGACCGCTGTTGTATCCTCCGGCGCGCATGTATCTGCGGTGACGGCGACCTCTGGCTCGGTCGTTTCCATGGCGGCCACATATGGCAGTGGAACCCCGAATACCGAGCCCCCGCTTTCAGGTTTCACCTTTCTGAGCGGCGGCAACTGGTCTGCGGTCAATATCAGCGGCGTGACCTATTACCAGAGCGGTACGCAATCCGTCACCGGCCCGGTGTTGATGTCCCGCATCAACACGCTGACCATTTCCAGCGGCGCGGTCGTGTCCGGGGCGACGATTGCCGGCGGTGTTCCAACGGTCTCCGTGCTCAATGGCGGTACGATGACGGATTCTTTGGAAGTGAACGGCTATCTGGTCGTTGCCAATGGCGGGGTGGTGTCGGGAAATACCTATAATTCGAATGTGGTCAGGATTTCTGCCGGGGGCAGTTCCATCAACGATACCTACATCAATAGCGGCCCCGATGCGGATAGTGCCGCCAATGTGACAGTCATGTCCGGTGCCACGGTCACGTCCCCTTATCTGGGTAATGCCTCGGCGGGTGCTTTCACCATGACGGTCTCTGCCGGGGCCATTGTCACAGAGCCGACGACCGTGGCGGGTGGCGGCAGGCTGGTGACCTATGCCGGTATCGATGGATCGGCGCCCTGCTTCCTGGCTGACAGCATGATCACCCTGGCGCGGGGAGATGTTCCTGTACAGGACATTGAGGTTGGGGATGACATCGCCACCTATCATGGTGGAACAGTCTCTGTCCGCAAGGTGACATGGGTTGGAAAATCACAGATGCGGGTCCAGCCTTCCGTTCCTGACGATCTTGCCGGCTATCCGGTGCGCGTGCTGAAAGATGCTATTGCTCCAGATGTGCCGTGCAAGGATATGCTGATCACGGGTGAACATTGCCTGTTCCTCGACGGAGCCTTCGTTCCGGTGAGGATGCTCGTGAATGGCCGTTCTATCCTCTACGATAAAACCTTCATGGTTTATGATTGCTATCATATCGAAACCGAGACCCATTCGGTGATCAGGGCGGATGGTGTTCTGACAGAAAGCTATCTCGATACCGGTAACCGCTATGCGTTCCAGAGCAAGGGCCGCGTTGTGGCGATCGATGGTCGGCGCAATCTGGATTGGAACGCTGCCGCGGCGCCTCTCTGTGTATCGCGGGATTTTGTCGAGCCGCTGTTCCGTCAGATCGAGGCCCGCGCGGAACAGGCCGGTCTTCCTGACCGCACGGTCACAGCCTGTTTTACGAATGATGCGGCGCTGCATCTGGTGACGGATGGTGGGCAGATCCTCCGTCCTGTCCGCAAGACCGAGGATCGTGTCATGTTCATGGTGTCGGGAGATGTCAGGGATGTGCGCATTGCCTCCCGCAGCAGCCGTCCCTGCGATATGATCGGCCCGTTCGTCGATGATCGTCGGCAACTCGGGGTGCTGGTTGGCGAGGTTCTTTTGTTCGAGGCCGCGTCCACTCGTCATATCGAGAGTCATCTAAGACAAAGCGACCTGCCGGGTTGGGGTGCGATGGAGGCCGTGCCTTGCCGCTGGACCAACGGCAATGCCGTTCTGCCACTTGGGGAGCGTGCCCCTGACAGTATCGCGCTGCTGGCGATTCAGATCAGGGCTGGAGGGCCTTATCCGGCTGATAAGACGGTCGGCATGGATATGGCGGTAACAGCCTGA
- a CDS encoding autotransporter strand-loop-strand O-heptosyltransferase — protein MVAESACLHGGAYLPAPSVPTQEGVEDIRFDFNDGARVHFPEREDGVWRVTLRDKASGVILYHGDLKNGRLQSAKRYFLRYEIRVFFVSDDGSIRDVFHHQFDPADKIILIQIPVGTLGDAIGWFSYVPRFQEKTGARTICVVADKFIALFKDQYPNIEFTTKEVLAKSDMQEQAYATYRIGLFFTDTENNWQPSDFRHVGLHKTAAYILGVDPGEVRPAIAVRDDSRPIEERYVCIAAQASSQCKYWNNPDGWREVIKFLKEQGLRVICIDQKSVHGKNWVWNHLPHGCEDQTGNRPLEERVRWLTHAEFFIGTSSGLSWLAWAVGIDVVLISGFTHPTNEFYTPYRVINWNACNSCWNDPRIMFDHNNIFWCPRHENTDRQFECSRLITPEAVISTIKTIPSMAALNNDGARPQ, from the coding sequence TTGGTCGCAGAGTCTGCCTGCCTCCATGGAGGGGCATATCTTCCGGCTCCCTCCGTCCCGACGCAGGAAGGGGTTGAGGATATTCGTTTTGATTTCAACGACGGTGCCAGAGTCCATTTTCCAGAGCGGGAGGATGGTGTCTGGCGGGTGACACTGCGTGATAAGGCATCTGGCGTAATCCTGTATCACGGCGATCTGAAAAATGGCCGTCTGCAATCGGCGAAGCGATATTTTCTGCGCTATGAGATCAGGGTTTTTTTTGTATCCGATGATGGCAGTATCAGGGATGTTTTCCATCATCAGTTCGATCCGGCCGACAAGATCATCCTGATCCAGATACCGGTTGGCACGCTGGGAGATGCGATTGGCTGGTTCTCCTATGTGCCACGTTTTCAGGAGAAAACAGGCGCCAGAACGATTTGTGTCGTTGCTGATAAATTTATTGCCCTGTTCAAGGATCAGTATCCGAACATCGAATTCACCACGAAGGAAGTTCTGGCCAAGTCCGATATGCAGGAACAAGCCTATGCAACTTACCGGATTGGTTTGTTCTTTACGGATACCGAAAATAACTGGCAGCCCAGCGACTTCCGGCATGTCGGCCTCCACAAGACGGCGGCCTATATACTGGGTGTCGATCCGGGTGAGGTCAGGCCTGCAATCGCTGTCCGTGATGACTCCAGACCCATCGAGGAGCGCTATGTCTGCATTGCCGCGCAGGCATCATCGCAGTGCAAATATTGGAACAATCCCGATGGATGGAGAGAGGTCATCAAATTCCTGAAAGAGCAGGGATTGCGGGTGATCTGTATCGATCAGAAATCGGTACATGGCAAAAACTGGGTCTGGAACCATCTTCCACATGGCTGCGAGGATCAGACCGGTAATCGTCCTTTGGAAGAACGTGTACGCTGGCTGACCCATGCCGAATTTTTCATTGGCACCAGCTCAGGACTTTCCTGGCTGGCCTGGGCAGTCGGGATTGATGTCGTATTGATTTCGGGTTTTACCCACCCGACCAACGAATTTTATACGCCATACCGGGTCATCAACTGGAATGCCTGTAATTCCTGCTGGAATGATCCCAGAATCATGTTTGATCACAATAATATTTTCTGGTGTCCGCGCCATGAAAACACGGACAGGCAGTTTGAATGCTCACGTTTGATTACGCCTGAAGCGGTTATTTCAACCATCAAGACAATTCCTTCAATGGCAGCACTCAACAACGATGGAGCCAGACCTCAATGA
- a CDS encoding phasin family protein, with amino-acid sequence MIPGPDDLMAFHRDNLDALLQCSQVWAGGFQELSRQWLASAQDGLETATNAMRRMAETRSVQDMIEVQNSFARDVMEKAVVDTSRLADASMRVAEQALAPLTERVSAAVDRMG; translated from the coding sequence ATGATTCCAGGCCCTGACGATCTGATGGCCTTCCATCGCGACAATCTTGATGCCTTGCTTCAGTGCAGTCAGGTCTGGGCCGGCGGGTTTCAGGAACTGTCCCGTCAATGGCTTGCCAGTGCTCAGGATGGTCTGGAAACGGCCACCAATGCCATGCGCCGTATGGCGGAAACCCGCTCTGTGCAGGATATGATTGAGGTCCAGAACAGCTTTGCCCGCGATGTGATGGAAAAAGCCGTGGTTGATACCAGCCGGTTGGCGGATGCTTCCATGCGGGTGGCGGAGCAGGCGCTGGCCCCTCTGACCGAGCGTGTCTCTGCTGCCGTCGATCGGATGGGGTGA